The Nitrospira tepida genome includes a window with the following:
- the cobU gene encoding bifunctional adenosylcobinamide kinase/adenosylcobinamide-phosphate guanylyltransferase, which produces MKKTSRRRAKLVLVLGGASSGKSQAALELAGNAAPKAFVATGQALDREMAERIRRHQRMRSPDWETMEVPVDLAGWFRKQGQEYRAIVVDCLTLWLSNLGATGVRDDAVNDHVTDLLRAIRRTQALVLLVSNELGLGLVPLGRSARRFRDVAGRVNQRIAAEADEVHFIVSGQTLRLK; this is translated from the coding sequence ATGAAGAAGACAAGCAGAAGGCGAGCCAAACTGGTTCTCGTGTTGGGAGGAGCCTCATCGGGGAAAAGTCAGGCGGCGCTCGAATTGGCGGGAAACGCGGCGCCCAAGGCCTTCGTGGCCACGGGACAGGCGCTGGATCGGGAAATGGCCGAGCGGATCAGACGCCATCAACGTATGAGGTCGCCAGATTGGGAGACGATGGAGGTCCCCGTCGATCTTGCCGGGTGGTTTCGAAAACAGGGACAGGAGTACCGCGCGATCGTCGTGGATTGCCTGACCCTGTGGCTGAGCAACCTGGGCGCGACGGGGGTGCGCGATGACGCGGTGAACGATCATGTCACCGATCTGCTGCGGGCCATTCGTAGGACCCAAGCCCTGGTCCTGCTCGTCAGCAATGAACTCGGCCTCGGGTTGGTGCCGCTGGGTCGATCAGCCCGGCGGTTTCGTGATGTGGCCGGGAGGGTCAATCAACGAATAGCCGCCGAAGCGGATGAGGTCCACTTCATCGTGAGCGGCCAGACGTTGAGACTGAAGTAG
- a CDS encoding cysteine-rich CWC family protein has protein sequence MKGPVTKTCEACGRTFECGQWGCWCGQVGVTERQMDWIAARFQDCLCPDCLKKVSAGDVSLVQKPVDDPPATSGN, from the coding sequence ATGAAAGGGCCGGTCACAAAGACCTGCGAAGCCTGCGGCCGGACCTTCGAGTGCGGGCAATGGGGCTGTTGGTGCGGGCAGGTCGGGGTGACGGAACGCCAGATGGATTGGATCGCGGCCCGCTTCCAGGATTGTCTCTGCCCCGATTGCCTCAAGAAAGTCAGTGCGGGGGATGTGAGTCTTGTTCAGAAGCCGGTCGATGATCCCCCTGCGACGAGCGGGAACTAA
- the cobO gene encoding cob(I)yrinic acid a,c-diamide adenosyltransferase: protein MTDDEEHKARMARLKASVDRRIERAQEEKGLLIVYTGAGKGKTTAALGMVLRCVGHGKKVAVVQFIKGAIDTAEERVLKSFGPLVTFLRMGEGYTWETQDRERDTAFAQRAWEKACEFLRDPSYAMVILDEFNIVLQHEYVHLSEVLPVLSERPPMQHVVVTGRSAKAELIEAADLVTEMKQVKHPFRKGVRAQAGVEF, encoded by the coding sequence ATGACGGACGATGAAGAGCACAAGGCCAGGATGGCCCGGTTGAAGGCCTCGGTGGATCGCCGCATCGAACGGGCGCAGGAGGAAAAGGGCCTGCTCATCGTCTACACGGGAGCGGGCAAGGGCAAGACGACCGCCGCGCTGGGGATGGTGCTCCGCTGTGTCGGCCATGGGAAGAAGGTGGCGGTCGTGCAGTTCATCAAGGGCGCAATCGACACGGCGGAGGAGCGGGTGCTCAAGAGTTTTGGTCCGCTCGTGACGTTCCTTCGCATGGGAGAAGGCTATACCTGGGAAACGCAGGACCGGGAACGGGACACGGCCTTCGCGCAGCGAGCTTGGGAGAAGGCCTGCGAGTTCCTCCGCGATCCCTCCTACGCGATGGTGATCCTCGACGAGTTCAATATCGTCCTGCAGCACGAATACGTCCACCTGTCCGAGGTGCTTCCCGTCCTGTCCGAACGGCCGCCGATGCAGCACGTGGTCGTCACGGGCCGGAGCGCCAAGGCCGAGTTGATCGAGGCTGCGGACCTGGTGACGGAGATGAAGCAGGTGAAGCATCCCTTCCGAAAGGGCGTCAGGGCGCAAGCGGGAGTGGAGTTCTGA
- a CDS encoding cobyrinate a,c-diamide synthase — translation MKAPRIIIAGTGSNVGKTTVTLALLAAFTARGRMVQSFKAGPDFIDPGHHQAATGRPSRNLDGWMLGREVNRAIFTRAAAGADLSIVEGMMGLFDSSSPVNELGSTAELAKQLDAPVLLVIDGSAMARSAAAMVEGFVRFDPLLNIAGVLFNRVNSDGHYRLLKAAVDQRTNVAVVGYLRTDPSASIPDRHLGLMTAIERGSADLYERLGRAAAETVDLDLIEHLAGSSVELPAAPIVPVKQHTGRDIRIGIAYDQAFCFYYQDNLDLLEAEGARLIRFSPMSDHTLPDVDLLYLGGGYPELHGEALAANVAMKRAIRSFAERGGVIYAECGGLMYLTKAIRDFKGRSHEMVGLFAAEAGMRRSGLTLGYRTVEFSRPCILGELGTVVRGHEFHYSALSATGPLDYACRLTDARGETKGPDGLVTKKTLALYTHLHFASRPQVAEALVEAARQSRLNASGGRQAG, via the coding sequence GTGAAGGCGCCGCGGATCATTATCGCCGGCACCGGCAGCAACGTCGGGAAAACGACGGTGACCTTGGCCTTGCTGGCTGCCTTCACAGCCAGAGGTCGGATGGTTCAATCGTTCAAGGCCGGGCCGGACTTCATCGACCCAGGCCACCACCAGGCGGCGACCGGCCGTCCGTCGCGCAATCTGGACGGGTGGATGCTGGGGAGAGAAGTCAATCGAGCGATCTTCACCCGCGCGGCGGCCGGCGCGGACCTCTCGATCGTGGAAGGCATGATGGGGCTGTTCGACAGCAGCTCGCCGGTGAACGAGCTTGGCAGCACGGCGGAATTGGCGAAACAGCTCGACGCGCCGGTGCTGCTCGTGATCGACGGCAGCGCCATGGCTCGCTCCGCCGCGGCGATGGTCGAAGGCTTTGTCCGGTTCGATCCGCTGCTCAACATTGCCGGCGTGCTCTTCAATCGGGTCAACAGCGACGGCCATTACCGTCTCCTGAAAGCAGCGGTCGACCAGCGAACGAACGTTGCCGTCGTGGGGTACCTGCGGACCGATCCATCGGCGTCGATTCCCGATCGCCATCTCGGGTTGATGACGGCGATCGAACGGGGATCGGCCGATCTCTACGAGCGGCTGGGCCGAGCCGCGGCGGAGACGGTCGATCTGGATCTGATCGAGCATCTGGCCGGCTCAAGCGTTGAATTGCCTGCCGCGCCGATCGTTCCGGTGAAGCAGCACACCGGCCGCGACATCCGGATCGGCATCGCCTACGATCAAGCCTTCTGCTTTTACTATCAGGACAACCTCGATTTGCTCGAGGCGGAAGGAGCGCGGTTGATCCGCTTCTCGCCGATGAGCGACCACACGTTGCCCGACGTCGATCTGTTGTATCTGGGCGGGGGCTATCCGGAACTCCACGGGGAAGCACTGGCTGCGAACGTGGCGATGAAGCGGGCCATCCGATCCTTCGCGGAGCGAGGCGGCGTTATCTACGCCGAATGCGGTGGGCTGATGTATCTGACCAAGGCGATCCGCGATTTCAAGGGCCGGTCGCACGAGATGGTCGGCCTGTTCGCCGCGGAAGCGGGCATGAGACGATCGGGGCTCACGCTCGGATACCGGACGGTCGAATTCTCGCGGCCCTGCATCCTGGGTGAGCTGGGCACGGTCGTGCGCGGGCATGAATTCCATTACTCCGCCTTGAGCGCGACGGGACCGCTCGACTATGCCTGCCGATTGACCGATGCGCGAGGTGAAACCAAGGGACCGGACGGGCTGGTCACGAAGAAGACCCTGGCCCTGTACACGCACCTGCATTTTGCCAGCCGGCCGCAGGTGGCGGAGGCGCTGGTCGAAGCGGCCAGGCAGAGCAGGTTAAACGCCTCGGGGGGGAGGCAGGCCGGATGA